In one window of Skermanella rosea DNA:
- a CDS encoding calcium-binding protein, which yields MIEDAPAGSVIRFQAGHYEFSSKLEIRRGDVALVGAGVGRTILEWNFPPGTGDDAIEWRGGTEGPSFELASDAKASDRTIRIRSKDAVRPGDAIHLSEPNDQGYFDAIGFRRDAVRPWMFKFPLRETLAIVERVDGNEILLSLPLGFDYSAGSAVATRVDLLKGVSMSDMTITYGYGRADPLKWGKDTLPDFKMHTYALRLEGLRNPHLRNIRVQDAASGAFGFYRIYGLEGERLSSDGAHNKKGGQGYAVHLGTVFASHLRDLSDRGMRHSVTFHSWAASAYNDISIVFTDRDVNFHGGRSHHNQVLVKRSDVHDGHGMWIPAVYWNMDGERWGPPSDRLTNRVTFGNAVGGRNKDDLLIAAAGGARLEGKSGNNILVAGPGNDVLVSGTGADTFVICADGSHDTIVGFDPRTDILAVCAGGRQESRSDVTALAVAKLASGQAGDGGTRGGDGGGSPAAAHRTKNGTRVDLGKVGGGTVDVENVSPSDLRILETRDLPEAVKRMGLF from the coding sequence ATGATCGAGGACGCCCCGGCCGGGTCGGTCATCCGGTTCCAGGCCGGACATTATGAATTCTCCTCCAAGCTGGAGATCAGGCGGGGCGATGTCGCCCTGGTGGGCGCGGGGGTCGGCAGGACGATCCTGGAGTGGAATTTCCCGCCGGGCACCGGCGACGACGCCATCGAGTGGCGAGGCGGAACGGAGGGTCCTTCCTTCGAGCTGGCATCGGATGCCAAGGCGTCGGACCGGACCATCAGGATCCGGAGCAAGGATGCCGTCCGGCCCGGCGACGCAATCCATCTGTCCGAGCCCAACGACCAGGGCTACTTCGACGCGATCGGCTTCCGACGGGATGCGGTCAGGCCGTGGATGTTCAAATTTCCCTTGAGGGAAACTCTGGCAATCGTGGAGAGGGTCGATGGAAACGAAATCCTCCTGAGCCTTCCCCTGGGCTTCGACTATTCGGCGGGCTCGGCGGTGGCGACGCGGGTGGACCTGCTGAAGGGCGTTTCCATGTCCGACATGACGATCACCTATGGCTATGGGCGGGCGGACCCGCTGAAATGGGGCAAGGACACTCTCCCGGACTTCAAGATGCATACCTACGCGCTGCGGCTGGAGGGCCTGAGGAACCCGCACCTGAGGAACATCCGGGTCCAGGATGCCGCCAGCGGCGCGTTCGGCTTCTACAGGATCTACGGTCTGGAAGGCGAGCGTCTTTCGTCCGACGGCGCGCACAACAAGAAGGGTGGGCAAGGCTACGCCGTCCATCTCGGGACGGTCTTCGCCAGCCACCTGCGCGACCTTTCGGACCGGGGAATGCGGCACAGCGTGACTTTCCACAGCTGGGCGGCCAGCGCCTACAACGACATCTCGATCGTCTTCACCGACCGCGACGTCAATTTCCACGGGGGAAGGAGCCATCACAACCAGGTGCTGGTGAAAAGGTCGGATGTTCATGACGGACACGGCATGTGGATTCCGGCGGTCTACTGGAACATGGACGGCGAGCGCTGGGGCCCTCCGTCCGACCGGCTCACCAACCGCGTGACGTTCGGGAACGCCGTCGGCGGGCGCAACAAGGACGACCTGCTGATCGCGGCCGCGGGCGGTGCCCGGCTGGAGGGAAAGTCCGGAAACAACATCCTGGTGGCCGGACCCGGCAACGACGTCCTGGTGAGCGGCACCGGAGCCGACACCTTCGTCATCTGCGCCGACGGCAGCCACGACACCATCGTCGGCTTCGATCCGCGCACGGATATCCTCGCCGTCTGCGCCGGCGGCCGGCAGGAAAGCCGGTCGGACGTGACCGCCCTCGCCGTGGCGAAGCTCGCCTCCGGCCAGGCGGGGGACGGCGGGACCCGCGGGGGAGATGGCGGGGGGAGCCCCGCGGCGGCGCACCGGACGAAGAACGGCACGCGGGTCGACCTGGGAAAGGTCGGGGGAGGGACCGTCGATGTCGAGAATGTCAGCCCGTCCGACCTGCGCATCCTCGAGACGCGCGATCTTCCCGAGGCCGTGAAGCGGATGGGACTGTTCTGA
- a CDS encoding GumC family protein, with product MARNQLSAPSRELPPAREGGSVVLQIRPPEEDRIIDLSRFFSLLYRERWLILAVALLTAALAGTVLTQMAPQYSSSVLLKAESGAAKGSGLEALLPGLSGEDAGLRSEIDVMKSRTIVGRVVDRLGLVEDPEFNPVLDDPNQGALSRIWEKAYSTVVGFVRGGGPPPTEEGIRYMTVDSTVKNLSVSNDAGSLSILVGFHSSDPSKSARIANTLVEEYLAYRSAEKLNLARSATGWLGESLNQLREQVRDAEQKVQAFRAENNLVDTESGPVLVQRMSEMNAQLVQLRAERQTAEAKLQSARDAMSNGGAVAEMLDSPVIQRLRDQEGELSRQLTEQSQLGRRHPVIIELRSRLAAVQNDIQAEMRRIVSGLASNVVAFKAREVSLERAYNTLSEEIGGQGQARAQLDQLQSEARALRATFEETLAQYKAIDNPERLSAPDLSVVSAAAAPIFPSFPQKVPMLVGAAILGILLGAVAAILRDLLDRSMRSLESVEASLNVPVLGLVPRLTRSRAKNPGAYLRDRPGSTFAQGMRDIAHATQAGTATTGRNVILVTSTAPGEGKTTFCEAFAVQMARMGRKVLIIDGDLRRRATSRRQREGGIDLSTMLQRGLPYESVPRHDPRLGVDVAPSFTPTPEPDFLLNSDRMQQFVTMASHDYDLVIIDSPPIGAVHDAAILASMAAQCIYLVQWGKTPKSAALAGLRKLRRFADDIHVTSVLTQVHMRRYASYDKGIYSPYGAKYESYFRN from the coding sequence GTGGCACGTAACCAACTTTCCGCCCCATCCAGGGAGCTGCCTCCAGCACGAGAGGGCGGCTCCGTCGTCCTCCAGATACGTCCACCCGAGGAAGACCGGATCATCGACCTGTCGAGGTTCTTCTCGCTGCTGTACCGGGAGCGATGGCTGATCCTTGCCGTGGCGCTGTTGACAGCCGCCTTGGCGGGCACGGTCCTGACGCAGATGGCTCCCCAATACTCGTCGTCGGTCCTTCTGAAGGCCGAGAGCGGGGCCGCCAAGGGGAGCGGCCTGGAAGCCCTGCTGCCGGGCCTTTCCGGCGAGGACGCCGGCCTGCGCTCCGAGATCGACGTGATGAAGTCCCGCACGATCGTCGGGCGGGTGGTCGACCGGCTCGGCCTCGTCGAGGACCCGGAGTTCAATCCCGTGCTCGACGACCCCAACCAGGGCGCGCTCTCCCGGATCTGGGAGAAGGCCTATTCCACGGTCGTCGGATTCGTCCGCGGCGGCGGGCCACCCCCCACCGAGGAGGGCATCCGTTACATGACCGTGGATTCGACGGTGAAGAACCTGAGCGTCTCCAACGATGCCGGGTCCCTGTCGATCCTCGTCGGCTTCCATTCCTCCGATCCGTCCAAGTCGGCCCGCATCGCGAACACGCTGGTCGAGGAGTATCTGGCCTATCGGAGCGCCGAGAAGCTGAACCTGGCCCGTTCGGCCACCGGCTGGCTCGGCGAATCCCTCAACCAGTTGCGCGAGCAGGTTCGCGACGCGGAGCAGAAGGTCCAGGCCTTCCGCGCCGAGAACAACCTGGTCGATACGGAAAGCGGCCCCGTGCTCGTCCAGCGCATGTCGGAGATGAACGCCCAGCTCGTCCAGCTCCGGGCCGAGCGGCAGACGGCGGAAGCCAAGCTGCAGTCGGCGCGTGACGCGATGAGCAATGGCGGCGCGGTGGCCGAGATGCTGGACTCTCCGGTCATCCAGCGGCTGCGCGACCAGGAAGGCGAGCTGTCGCGGCAGCTGACGGAGCAGTCCCAGTTGGGCCGGCGCCATCCGGTGATCATCGAGCTGCGCTCCAGGCTCGCGGCCGTGCAGAACGACATCCAGGCGGAGATGCGCCGGATCGTTTCCGGCCTGGCCTCCAACGTGGTCGCGTTCAAGGCGCGCGAGGTCAGCCTGGAACGGGCCTACAACACCTTGTCCGAGGAGATCGGCGGCCAGGGCCAGGCCCGCGCCCAGCTGGACCAACTCCAAAGCGAGGCCCGGGCGCTCAGGGCGACCTTCGAGGAGACGCTCGCCCAGTACAAGGCGATCGACAACCCGGAACGCCTGTCGGCTCCCGACCTGTCGGTCGTGTCGGCCGCCGCGGCGCCGATCTTCCCCTCCTTCCCGCAGAAGGTCCCGATGCTGGTGGGCGCCGCCATCCTGGGCATCCTGCTGGGAGCCGTCGCCGCCATCCTGCGTGACCTGCTCGACCGCAGCATGCGCAGCCTGGAAAGCGTCGAGGCGTCCCTGAACGTCCCGGTCCTCGGCCTGGTGCCCCGCCTGACCCGGTCCAGGGCCAAGAACCCCGGCGCCTATCTCCGCGACCGGCCCGGCTCGACCTTCGCGCAGGGAATGCGCGACATCGCCCATGCCACCCAGGCGGGAACGGCGACCACCGGCCGGAACGTGATCCTCGTGACCTCGACGGCGCCGGGCGAAGGCAAGACCACGTTCTGCGAGGCGTTCGCCGTTCAGATGGCCCGGATGGGCCGCAAGGTCCTGATCATCGACGGCGACCTGCGCCGGCGCGCAACCAGCCGACGCCAGCGGGAAGGCGGCATCGACCTCAGCACGATGCTTCAGCGGGGCCTGCCCTACGAATCCGTTCCCCGGCACGACCCGCGCCTGGGCGTGGACGTCGCCCCGTCCTTCACACCCACGCCGGAGCCGGACTTCCTGCTGAACTCCGACCGGATGCAGCAGTTCGTCACCATGGCGTCGCACGACTACGACCTGGTGATCATCGACAGCCCGCCGATCGGCGCGGTCCATGACGCGGCGATCCTGGCGTCCATGGCGGCCCAGTGCATCTATCTGGTCCAGTGGGGCAAGACGCCGAAGTCGGCGGCCCTGGCCGGCCTGCGCAAGCTTCGCCGGTTCGCCGACGACATCCATGTGACGTCCGTCCTCACCCAGGTCCACATGCGGCGCTACGCCAGCTATGACAAGGGGATCTACAGCCCCTACGGCGCCAAGTACGAAAGCTACTTCCGGAACTGA
- a CDS encoding O-antigen ligase family protein — translation MSRFLLFLAFVAFTLTEVQSPRFGDEERRLFAPFVPLILGGAVLLLSPRLMRMPHAVVASPPVVWLLAYLGWVAVTTVWSGNVAESAFALTILVLAVLVGIGLSGLPTDLSMRAFVASAVVVSLMGWLGLAAGQTAMLSDNPFIWRFKSILTHEQRLALLTGLAATFVMMWLTDREHGLSRRVLVLCSVLAVCLASLAGTQARFFTAVSMLMILGVMIYRLRRDMGSTFLLLTLSGVAGACLMIIAATLLSRGDADGTLTNRIPIWLMTLDAIRDEPIVGHGLATFRFGAVDKWNWVPAHAHNMWLNAAFENGWPAALLLTAFFISTIRSGIAYTRAFGVLSPALVTSVYCMITGMMGITAGSNKLSPIYGLIILLICQEAREMALLRRITPNPRSNAGEGYPVSIVTTREAIRS, via the coding sequence ATGAGTCGTTTCCTCCTGTTTCTGGCGTTCGTCGCCTTCACCCTGACAGAGGTGCAGTCGCCGCGCTTCGGCGACGAGGAGCGCCGCCTGTTCGCCCCCTTCGTGCCGCTGATCCTCGGCGGCGCGGTGCTCCTGCTGAGCCCGCGCCTGATGCGGATGCCCCACGCCGTGGTGGCGTCGCCTCCGGTGGTCTGGCTGCTCGCATACCTGGGATGGGTCGCCGTGACGACGGTCTGGTCCGGCAACGTCGCGGAATCCGCTTTCGCCCTGACCATACTCGTCCTGGCGGTGCTGGTCGGCATCGGCCTGTCGGGCCTGCCCACCGACCTGTCGATGCGCGCCTTCGTCGCCTCGGCCGTCGTGGTCAGCCTGATGGGCTGGCTGGGGCTGGCCGCCGGGCAGACCGCCATGCTGTCGGACAATCCCTTCATCTGGCGGTTCAAAAGCATCCTGACCCACGAGCAGCGTCTGGCGCTCCTGACGGGATTGGCGGCGACCTTCGTCATGATGTGGCTGACCGACCGCGAGCACGGCCTGAGCCGGCGGGTCCTCGTCCTGTGCTCCGTGCTCGCCGTCTGCCTGGCATCCCTCGCCGGGACGCAGGCGCGGTTCTTCACGGCGGTGTCCATGCTCATGATCCTGGGGGTGATGATCTACCGCCTCCGCCGGGACATGGGCAGCACGTTCCTGCTGCTGACCCTCAGCGGGGTAGCGGGAGCCTGCCTGATGATCATCGCCGCGACCCTGCTGTCCCGGGGCGATGCCGACGGCACCCTGACCAACCGGATCCCGATCTGGCTGATGACGCTCGACGCCATCCGCGATGAACCGATCGTCGGCCACGGGCTGGCGACGTTCCGTTTCGGCGCGGTCGACAAGTGGAACTGGGTTCCCGCCCATGCCCACAACATGTGGCTCAACGCCGCGTTCGAGAACGGCTGGCCGGCGGCCCTGCTGCTCACCGCCTTCTTCATCTCCACCATCAGGAGCGGTATCGCCTATACCCGCGCTTTCGGCGTGCTGTCTCCCGCGCTGGTGACCTCGGTCTACTGCATGATCACCGGCATGATGGGAATCACCGCGGGCAGCAACAAGCTCAGCCCGATCTACGGCCTGATAATCCTGTTGATCTGCCAGGAAGCGCGGGAAATGGCGCTGCTCCGCCGCATCACGCCGAACCCCCGGTCGAACGCCGGGGAAGGTTATCCTGTCTCCATCGTGACTACGCGAGAGGCAATCCGATCGTAG
- the murB gene encoding UDP-N-acetylmuramate dehydrogenase translates to MPDPFAGLTTQRPIRCDEPLHPYTTWKVGGTARWFWEPDGDALPDVLRRCRESGISVRVLGRGSNVLIDSRGFDGLVICLRNSFTDIEVEGSTVRAGAGVQLPKLARTASRAGIAGFGFLVGIPGSVGGGTAMNAGLTAKGRREISTILEAATVVDLTSGEIATVPAAELGLDYRQSSLAEKRWMVTEVVFRGPSMGDPKELMSEIRSHMADRHAKQPLDRRTAGSTFKQPAGGAAAGWYIENAGLKGCSIGSAMISHKHANWIENTGAATSDDIRNLVEHIQESVASRFDVALDPEVTFLI, encoded by the coding sequence ATGCCTGACCCCTTTGCCGGGCTGACTACGCAACGGCCGATCCGGTGCGACGAACCGCTCCACCCCTACACGACCTGGAAGGTCGGCGGAACGGCGCGGTGGTTCTGGGAACCCGACGGCGATGCCCTGCCCGACGTCCTGCGGCGGTGCCGGGAATCCGGCATCTCCGTCCGGGTGCTCGGCCGCGGCTCCAACGTCCTGATCGACAGCCGCGGCTTCGACGGCCTGGTGATCTGCCTGCGCAACAGCTTCACCGACATCGAGGTCGAGGGATCGACGGTGCGTGCCGGCGCTGGCGTGCAGCTGCCCAAGCTGGCGCGCACGGCGTCCCGCGCCGGGATCGCCGGCTTCGGGTTCCTGGTCGGCATCCCGGGCTCGGTCGGCGGCGGGACCGCCATGAACGCGGGCCTGACCGCCAAGGGACGCCGGGAGATCTCGACGATCCTCGAGGCCGCCACGGTGGTCGACCTCACCTCCGGTGAAATCGCCACCGTCCCCGCCGCCGAACTCGGCCTCGACTACCGGCAGAGCAGCTTGGCGGAGAAGCGGTGGATGGTCACGGAAGTCGTCTTCCGCGGCCCCTCGATGGGGGATCCGAAGGAACTCATGTCCGAGATCCGGTCCCACATGGCGGACCGGCATGCCAAGCAGCCGCTGGACCGCCGCACCGCCGGAAGCACCTTCAAGCAGCCGGCGGGCGGCGCCGCGGCCGGCTGGTACATCGAGAATGCCGGCCTGAAGGGCTGCAGCATCGGCAGCGCCATGATCAGCCACAAGCATGCGAACTGGATCGAGAACACCGGTGCGGCCACGTCCGACGACATCAGGAACCTGGTCGAACACATCCAGGAGTCCGTCGCATCGCGTTTCGATGTCGCCCTGGACCCCGAAGTCACCTTCCTGATTTGA
- a CDS encoding beta-1,6-N-acetylglucosaminyltransferase, whose translation MLQALDHDGASFFVHIDRKVAIDPFAAAVGESRLDTQFVPDRQDVLWGGYSMVQATIDTLCAALAAGTHDYYILLSGSDYPIRSSSDLLAELGAARHEYINRHRMPADHAGKPISRLQHPYRATRDPRKPQARIINGLLRLLPKQNYKKVLGELEPHGGSQWWCLSEPCIRYILQFIESRPEFVSFFRKVKIPDEIMFHTILSRSPFEDRVKPALMFTTWEQKGMSPRTLTAAQVPQLRESGKFFARKFDLDADPGIFDLIDAQLRR comes from the coding sequence ATGCTGCAGGCCCTCGACCATGACGGAGCATCCTTCTTCGTCCACATCGACCGGAAGGTAGCGATCGATCCCTTCGCGGCGGCCGTCGGCGAAAGCCGATTGGACACGCAATTCGTCCCGGACAGGCAGGACGTCCTGTGGGGCGGCTACAGCATGGTCCAGGCGACGATCGACACCCTTTGCGCGGCGCTGGCGGCCGGCACGCACGACTATTACATCCTGTTGAGCGGTTCGGATTATCCCATCCGGTCGTCCTCCGATCTCCTGGCGGAACTCGGCGCGGCCCGCCACGAGTACATCAACCGCCACAGGATGCCGGCGGACCATGCCGGCAAACCGATCAGCCGCCTCCAGCATCCCTACCGGGCGACCCGGGACCCGCGGAAGCCGCAGGCCCGCATCATCAACGGCCTCCTGAGACTGCTCCCCAAGCAGAACTACAAGAAGGTGCTCGGCGAGTTGGAACCGCACGGCGGGTCCCAGTGGTGGTGCCTTTCCGAACCCTGCATCCGGTACATCCTGCAGTTCATAGAGAGCCGCCCGGAGTTCGTCTCGTTCTTCAGGAAGGTGAAGATCCCGGACGAGATCATGTTCCACACCATCCTGTCCAGGTCGCCCTTCGAGGACCGGGTCAAGCCGGCCCTGATGTTCACGACCTGGGAGCAGAAGGGGATGAGTCCGCGGACCCTGACCGCGGCCCAGGTTCCCCAACTGCGGGAAAGCGGGAAATTCTTCGCCCGGAAGTTCGACCTGGATGCCGATCCCGGGATCTTCGACCTGATCGACGCCCAGCTGAGGCGGTAA
- a CDS encoding UDP-N-acetylglucosamine 1-carboxyvinyltransferase → MWTPRPVANNATDFISIEGGARLTGQVRVPGAKNATLPALVAACLSREPTTLTNVPLDLADVRLMITTLGAHGVRITFDGPSTLTLDGGGWHGGAFSPELSTRFRHVLLLMGLSAFYQVPADLTGVGGCSLGSRKHDLHAQLFSDFGYFVFDNERSFSICGGPKPETVTTSFHYPSFGATLNFLFAAVGRVGQQSILHNAALNPEVIDTITLLQSMGAEIAWDANRTLSVTGPQKLRGVSHQILGDRVFAATLAAAVACTRGEALVTGVGAEYLANEFEVWQAAGLRVQPTATGFGVACPDRLTARDVSTRPYPGFHTDIQPLHTVMMSLARGTSRVTETILDDRFRYCPELVRMGARIDVIDGGFTCVNGQEGKIAVVEGVERLHASDVQATDIRGGAAVVVAALAAEGRTSIGNVYQLDRGYADLATVLSSLGARIQRVNAAYSPASSAEQNTPLNKRGAACLTPLPG, encoded by the coding sequence ATGTGGACCCCTCGCCCCGTTGCCAACAACGCCACGGATTTCATCTCGATCGAGGGCGGCGCGCGTCTGACCGGGCAGGTCCGCGTCCCCGGCGCCAAGAACGCCACGCTGCCGGCCCTCGTCGCGGCGTGCCTGTCCAGGGAGCCGACCACGCTGACCAACGTGCCGCTTGATCTCGCCGACGTCAGGCTGATGATCACGACCCTGGGCGCTCACGGCGTGCGGATAACCTTCGATGGACCCAGCACCCTCACCCTGGACGGCGGCGGCTGGCACGGCGGGGCCTTCTCGCCCGAACTGTCGACGCGGTTCCGCCATGTCCTGCTGCTCATGGGCCTGTCGGCGTTCTACCAGGTTCCCGCCGACCTGACCGGCGTCGGCGGCTGCTCGTTGGGGAGCCGCAAGCACGACCTGCACGCGCAGCTGTTTTCGGACTTCGGCTACTTCGTCTTCGACAACGAGCGGTCGTTCAGCATCTGCGGCGGCCCCAAGCCGGAAACCGTCACGACGTCGTTCCACTATCCGTCGTTCGGGGCCACCCTGAACTTCCTGTTCGCGGCCGTGGGACGGGTCGGGCAACAGTCGATCCTGCACAACGCCGCCCTGAACCCCGAAGTCATCGACACGATCACGCTCCTGCAATCCATGGGAGCCGAGATCGCCTGGGACGCCAACCGCACCCTTTCGGTCACCGGCCCGCAGAAGCTGCGGGGCGTTTCGCACCAGATCCTGGGCGACCGCGTCTTCGCGGCGACGCTGGCGGCGGCGGTGGCCTGCACCCGCGGCGAGGCCCTGGTGACCGGCGTCGGCGCGGAATACCTCGCCAACGAATTCGAGGTCTGGCAGGCCGCGGGCCTCCGGGTCCAGCCGACGGCGACCGGGTTCGGCGTCGCCTGCCCCGACAGGCTGACCGCCCGGGACGTTTCCACCCGCCCCTATCCAGGCTTCCACACCGACATCCAGCCGCTCCATACCGTCATGATGTCCCTTGCCCGGGGCACCTCGCGGGTGACCGAGACCATCCTGGACGACCGTTTCCGGTACTGCCCGGAACTGGTGCGGATGGGCGCCCGCATCGACGTGATCGACGGGGGATTCACCTGCGTCAACGGCCAGGAAGGCAAGATTGCCGTGGTCGAGGGCGTGGAACGGCTTCACGCCTCCGACGTTCAGGCAACGGACATCCGTGGAGGTGCCGCGGTCGTCGTCGCCGCCCTCGCGGCCGAGGGCCGGACGTCGATCGGAAACGTCTACCAGCTGGACCGCGGCTATGCCGACCTGGCGACCGTGCTGTCGTCCCTCGGGGCCAGAATCCAGCGGGTCAACGCAGCCTACTCTCCCGCGTCGTCCGCGGAACAGAATACTCCTCTCAACAAGCGAGGCGCAGCATGCCTGACCCCTTTGCCGGGCTGA
- a CDS encoding glycosyltransferase family 2 protein: protein MSPERNQNPVRPSAPLVSVVTGYYNRGPLVRRTVDSILGQSFRDFELIAFNDCSKDDTGRQLDAYDDPRLTVIHHERNTGFTRGIMNAIARSRGRYVAVQGSGDASAPDRLARQVEMFERNPDVVAVGCHYRNIVEGSGMVRVRTPSADGLTVEKLRKSNIFSHGEVMFRRDAYERAGGYRSEFTFSQDYDLWLRLIGQGRFAVVPEVLYDRYVQFDGVSFEPAKLSRQVRFTQLAVQLSHLSPALQEERLTELKAHGIDTMVALREQSIQAQIFKAASKLMLFGNAAQAHQLAAKHLSSRRFKAAYLILSSLAGKPMDRVTRPLLDRILTIERRAPKAIP from the coding sequence ATGTCGCCTGAACGAAACCAAAATCCCGTGCGCCCGTCCGCGCCCCTGGTTTCCGTGGTCACCGGCTATTACAACCGCGGCCCCCTGGTCCGGCGGACCGTCGATTCGATCCTCGGCCAAAGCTTCCGGGACTTCGAGTTGATCGCGTTCAACGACTGCTCGAAGGACGATACCGGAAGGCAGCTGGACGCCTATGACGATCCCCGCCTGACCGTGATCCACCACGAGCGGAACACCGGGTTCACCCGGGGCATCATGAACGCGATCGCCCGGTCCAGGGGGCGCTACGTCGCGGTCCAGGGGTCGGGCGACGCGTCGGCTCCCGACCGTCTGGCCCGGCAGGTCGAGATGTTCGAGAGGAACCCCGACGTGGTCGCGGTCGGCTGCCATTACCGCAACATCGTGGAAGGCAGCGGCATGGTCCGGGTGCGGACCCCGTCGGCCGACGGCCTCACCGTCGAAAAGCTCAGGAAGAGCAACATCTTCTCGCACGGCGAGGTGATGTTCCGCCGGGACGCCTATGAGCGGGCCGGCGGCTACAGGAGCGAGTTCACCTTCTCCCAGGACTACGACCTGTGGCTCAGGCTGATCGGGCAAGGCAGGTTCGCGGTCGTTCCGGAGGTCCTGTACGACCGCTATGTCCAGTTCGACGGCGTCTCGTTCGAGCCCGCGAAGCTGAGCAGGCAGGTCCGCTTCACGCAGCTGGCGGTCCAGCTCTCGCACCTGAGCCCGGCCCTCCAGGAGGAGCGGCTGACCGAGCTGAAGGCGCACGGCATCGACACCATGGTGGCGCTCCGAGAGCAGTCGATCCAGGCCCAGATCTTCAAGGCCGCCTCCAAGCTGATGCTCTTCGGGAACGCCGCGCAGGCCCACCAGCTGGCGGCGAAACACCTGTCCTCGCGGCGTTTCAAGGCTGCTTATCTCATCCTGAGTAGCCTGGCAGGAAAGCCGATGGACCGGGTCACGCGCCCGCTTCTTGATCGTATACTCACGATCGAGCGCCGCGCACCCAAGGCAATTCCATGA
- a CDS encoding MATE family efflux transporter translates to MRLKPLGQAALLFSSRLLVRFTALLTLLVVARALDSHEFGFYAYSALVALFLSSVGHLGMRQAGARSLGQQAASRAQIEQASLISWVLSSLASLAIATLLLWPYEDISPVSKGLAVAMLLPMLFVNIYQGMNLGEGKVEQLAWADLIGRIIPLALLAPMALLDDVTLEFALGATFGGQLAAAAYVGWTLRLGAAGRAPLELAGFWRLQRTGMKYILPYSLYMGNGLLVAHLVNTLSSLADAGRYFGVSKLCEIFSEIAVAVGTTLFSQGVRESGRAEDLASALGMIRFSVFLFICISVVLAVGAEPVVYLMLGSDFLPAVGALRILMIGAPFGALARMLQMYLASQGQPLAGTAVLGPSIVVQGVLCWLLIPEYGLIGAAAATVIVQAAGAVGILILFCRRFKTSPIDVLLIRPRELWSILRNLSLKIVRRQRKLHVA, encoded by the coding sequence ATGCGGCTCAAACCCCTCGGTCAGGCGGCGCTGCTGTTCTCGTCGCGCCTGCTTGTCCGTTTCACCGCCCTGCTGACCCTGCTCGTGGTGGCGCGGGCGCTGGACTCCCACGAGTTCGGCTTCTACGCCTATTCGGCGCTGGTGGCCCTTTTCCTGTCCTCGGTCGGGCATCTGGGAATGCGCCAGGCCGGAGCCAGGAGCCTGGGCCAGCAGGCGGCGAGCCGCGCGCAGATCGAGCAGGCCAGCCTGATCAGCTGGGTGCTCAGTTCGCTGGCGTCGCTGGCCATCGCGACCCTGCTCCTGTGGCCCTACGAGGATATCTCGCCCGTCTCCAAGGGGCTGGCCGTCGCCATGCTCCTGCCGATGCTGTTCGTCAACATCTACCAGGGAATGAACCTGGGCGAGGGCAAGGTCGAGCAGCTCGCCTGGGCCGACCTGATCGGGCGGATCATCCCCCTGGCGCTTCTCGCCCCCATGGCGCTCCTGGACGACGTGACCCTGGAATTCGCGCTGGGTGCGACGTTCGGAGGCCAGCTGGCGGCCGCCGCCTATGTCGGGTGGACCCTGCGCCTCGGCGCCGCCGGCCGGGCTCCCCTGGAACTGGCGGGGTTCTGGCGTCTGCAGCGGACGGGGATGAAGTACATCCTTCCCTACTCCCTCTACATGGGCAACGGCCTCCTGGTCGCCCATTTGGTCAACACGCTTTCCTCGCTGGCCGATGCCGGCCGCTATTTCGGCGTGTCCAAGCTCTGCGAGATCTTCTCCGAGATCGCGGTCGCCGTGGGCACCACCCTTTTCTCGCAGGGCGTCAGGGAGTCGGGCCGCGCCGAGGATCTCGCCTCGGCGCTGGGCATGATCCGGTTCTCGGTCTTCCTCTTCATCTGCATCTCGGTCGTCCTCGCGGTCGGGGCGGAGCCGGTCGTGTACCTGATGCTCGGCAGCGACTTCCTGCCAGCCGTCGGTGCCCTGCGGATCCTGATGATCGGCGCACCGTTCGGGGCGCTGGCGCGCATGCTCCAGATGTATCTCGCCTCCCAGGGACAGCCCCTCGCCGGCACGGCGGTGCTCGGGCCTTCCATCGTCGTCCAGGGGGTTCTGTGCTGGCTGCTGATCCCGGAATACGGCCTGATCGGCGCGGCGGCAGCCACCGTGATCGTCCAGGCCGCCGGGGCGGTCGGAATCCTGATCCTGTTCTGCAGACGGTTCAAGACGTCCCCGATCGATGTTCTGCTCATCCGCCCCCGGGAACTGTGGAGCATCCTTCGCAACCTGTCCCTGAAGATCGTGCGCCGCCAAAGGAAGCTCCATGTCGCCTGA